A section of the Deinococcus taeanensis genome encodes:
- a CDS encoding M48 family metallopeptidase: MSEWEVAGVPVEIKRSARRRTVAVQVRPGAVTLFAPHRVSLQDLRSLLDDRREWVAGHLAGYAARPPARVALHDGQILPFLNDTLTVRLDPARRAARRDGATLLLPLNDPETALRYWTRRACTAPYRALVQDYAAQLGAAPRLGRVLVSDTQSRWGSCTASGDIRLHWKLSRAPLPVLQYVALHEAAHLLELNHSARYWAHVQRVMPEWSQHRAWLRDHGHTL; encoded by the coding sequence ATGAGTGAGTGGGAGGTGGCCGGGGTGCCCGTCGAGATTAAACGCAGCGCCCGCCGCCGGACTGTCGCGGTGCAGGTCCGGCCTGGGGCGGTGACACTGTTCGCGCCGCACCGCGTGAGTCTGCAGGACCTGCGCAGCCTTCTGGACGACCGGCGCGAATGGGTAGCTGGGCACCTCGCGGGCTACGCTGCCCGCCCCCCTGCCCGGGTCGCGTTGCATGACGGTCAGATTCTGCCGTTCCTGAACGACACCCTGACGGTCCGCCTGGACCCTGCGCGGCGCGCCGCCCGGCGTGACGGAGCCACACTTCTGCTGCCCCTGAATGATCCGGAGACCGCCCTGAGGTACTGGACGCGCCGCGCCTGTACCGCTCCTTACCGCGCGCTGGTTCAGGATTACGCCGCGCAGCTGGGCGCTGCGCCCCGCCTGGGCCGCGTGCTGGTGAGTGACACGCAGTCGCGCTGGGGCAGTTGCACCGCCAGCGGCGATATCCGTCTGCACTGGAAACTCAGCCGCGCGCCTCTGCCGGTCCTGCAGTACGTGGCCCTGCACGAAGCGGCGCACCTGCTGGAACTGAATCACTCTGCCCGCTACTGGGCGCACGTGCAGCGCGTAATGCCCGAGTGGTCGCAACACCGCGCCTGGCTGCGTGACCATGGTCATACGCTCTGA
- a CDS encoding ABC transporter ATP-binding protein: protein MPPVVHDLNLSVLPGELLTLLGPSGCGKTTTLRLIAGLERPDSGAVHLAGKNVTVPFTPPERRGVGLVFQDYALFPHLSVLGNVLFGLRHLPRAARLPRARETLALVGLTVFETRRPDQLSGGQQQRVALARALAPRPGVLLLDEPFSNLDAQLRHATRQEVRAILRASGTTAILVTHDQEEALAFSDRIVLMCARQAEQIGTPHGVYTQPRTAFVANFLGRSNLLSGTAEHLTARTALGPVALSEPRSGPVLVSVRPEHLRFTDDPGAPEVTILAREFKGHDVTDTVGLAGQQQELLVHGPSDDVRAEGSRARLLVTHPARAVQ, encoded by the coding sequence TCTCAGTGTGCTTCCGGGCGAACTCCTGACGCTGCTCGGCCCCAGCGGGTGTGGCAAGACCACCACCCTGCGCCTGATCGCCGGCCTGGAACGTCCCGACAGCGGCGCTGTGCACCTCGCCGGAAAGAACGTTACCGTGCCGTTCACGCCCCCCGAGCGGCGCGGCGTGGGTCTCGTGTTTCAGGACTACGCGCTGTTTCCGCACCTGAGCGTACTGGGCAACGTCCTGTTCGGGCTGCGACACCTGCCGCGCGCCGCGCGCCTGCCGCGTGCCCGCGAAACGCTGGCCCTGGTTGGCCTGACCGTGTTCGAGACCCGCCGCCCGGACCAGTTGAGCGGCGGGCAGCAGCAGCGCGTGGCCCTCGCACGCGCCCTGGCCCCCCGCCCAGGCGTGCTGCTGCTGGACGAACCATTCAGCAACCTTGACGCGCAGCTGCGTCACGCCACCCGGCAGGAGGTGCGCGCCATCCTCCGTGCGAGCGGCACCACGGCCATCCTCGTCACGCATGACCAGGAAGAAGCGCTGGCCTTCAGTGACCGCATTGTGCTTATGTGCGCCAGGCAGGCCGAACAGATCGGTACGCCCCACGGGGTGTACACGCAGCCCCGTACGGCGTTCGTGGCGAACTTCCTGGGCCGCAGCAACCTGCTCTCCGGCACCGCCGAGCACCTCACGGCCCGGACCGCGCTGGGCCCGGTTGCGCTCAGTGAACCGCGCAGTGGCCCTGTGCTGGTCAGCGTGCGTCCCGAGCACCTGCGCTTCACAGACGATCCAGGCGCACCGGAAGTCACCATCCTGGCCCGCGAGTTCAAAGGCCACGACGTCACGGACACCGTGGGCCTGGCCGGCCAGCAGCAGGAACTGCTCGTGCATGGTCCCAGCGACGACGTACGTGCCGAGGGGAGCCGCGCCCGCCTGCTGGTCACGCACCCGGCCCGCGCCGTTCAGTAA
- the ypfJ gene encoding KPN_02809 family neutral zinc metallopeptidase gives MDWKNLPGSGGNVESRQGGGGLPGGGIAVGGVGGLIIALIAMFFGIDPGAILGGGNGSSPQSQTQQGQTQQGQTQQAQPAADDEVYQFINQIYRSTNLVWDNVFQAAGRTYTDPRLVRYNRGTATGCGQANSAVGPFYCPADQSIYLDTSFFATMQQRLGGGGDFAYAYVIAHEVGHHVQNELGIADQVGRRQRSARTEAEANSYSVRLELQADCFAGVWGNKTQQDAKLTQSDVQEAVRTAEAIGDDNLQRQGQGRVVPDSFTHGSAAQRVKWFMTGFKGGDPNSCDTFSVNASQL, from the coding sequence ATGGACTGGAAAAATCTTCCCGGGAGTGGCGGGAACGTCGAGAGTCGTCAGGGCGGGGGCGGTTTGCCTGGCGGGGGCATTGCGGTCGGCGGCGTGGGCGGTCTGATCATTGCGCTGATCGCCATGTTCTTCGGCATAGATCCCGGTGCCATCCTGGGGGGCGGCAACGGAAGCTCCCCACAGAGTCAGACGCAACAGGGCCAGACGCAACAGGGTCAGACGCAGCAGGCGCAGCCTGCCGCGGACGACGAGGTCTATCAGTTCATCAACCAGATTTACCGCAGCACCAACCTCGTCTGGGACAACGTCTTCCAGGCCGCTGGGCGCACCTACACCGATCCCCGGCTGGTGCGTTACAACCGCGGCACGGCCACTGGCTGCGGGCAGGCCAACAGCGCCGTCGGCCCCTTTTACTGTCCGGCCGACCAGTCGATCTACCTGGACACCAGTTTCTTCGCCACCATGCAGCAGCGTCTGGGGGGCGGGGGTGACTTCGCGTACGCTTACGTAATCGCCCATGAGGTTGGTCACCACGTGCAGAACGAACTTGGCATCGCTGATCAGGTCGGGCGTCGCCAGCGCAGCGCCCGCACCGAGGCCGAAGCCAACAGCTACAGCGTACGTCTCGAACTTCAGGCGGACTGCTTCGCGGGCGTGTGGGGCAACAAAACCCAGCAGGACGCCAAGCTGACCCAGTCGGACGTGCAGGAGGCCGTCCGGACTGCTGAGGCCATCGGTGACGATAACCTGCAGCGTCAGGGGCAGGGGCGCGTCGTGCCGGATTCCTTCACGCACGGCAGCGCCGCGCAGCGCGTGAAGTGGTTCATGACCGGCTTCAAGGGCGGCGACCCCAACAGCTGCGACACCTTTAGCGTGAACGCCAGTCAGCTGTAA
- a CDS encoding endonuclease/exonuclease/phosphatase family protein, translated as MVLPWFTLLLASLTWVLGEWPGERTLPTLLLAYAPPLLWVGATLPALLWTHGHGKGRRVAWAALLVATWGAGALHLRPQAEGALRVVTFNVLGGQRATPIQLGRALAALNADVILLQESRFATPEGRALLTAALPGYRAEHAAEVTTLTRLPLLDVQVWPLPANRREVLLTRLSWQGRPLGVVNAHLGTVQVSSVLTGDLERVRRTRDARDQQVRLLRDIAAQSPGLLLLGGDLNTPPRGRTYRELRTAFGPDAHDQAGRGPGWTFPPLLLRIDHVMGRGLTPRSARVLPWALSDHRPLLVTFDR; from the coding sequence ATGGTTCTGCCCTGGTTCACGCTTCTGCTCGCGTCGCTCACCTGGGTTCTGGGCGAGTGGCCGGGCGAGCGCACGCTGCCCACACTGCTGCTGGCCTACGCGCCGCCCCTGCTGTGGGTGGGCGCCACGCTTCCTGCCCTGCTCTGGACGCACGGGCACGGGAAAGGCCGGCGGGTGGCCTGGGCCGCCCTGCTGGTCGCCACATGGGGTGCCGGAGCGCTGCACCTGCGGCCCCAGGCGGAGGGGGCGCTGCGCGTGGTGACCTTCAACGTCCTGGGGGGTCAGCGCGCCACCCCCATCCAGCTGGGCCGCGCGCTGGCCGCCCTGAATGCAGATGTGATCCTGCTTCAGGAATCACGGTTTGCCACCCCGGAGGGCCGTGCTCTTCTGACGGCGGCCCTGCCCGGCTACCGCGCCGAGCACGCCGCTGAGGTCACCACCCTGACCCGCCTGCCGCTCCTGGACGTGCAGGTGTGGCCCCTGCCTGCCAACCGCCGCGAAGTGCTGCTCACCCGCCTGTCCTGGCAGGGCCGGCCGCTGGGCGTGGTGAACGCCCACCTGGGCACCGTGCAGGTCAGTTCCGTGCTCACGGGTGATCTGGAGAGGGTTCGCCGCACCAGGGACGCCCGGGACCAGCAGGTCCGGCTCCTGCGAGACATTGCGGCGCAGAGCCCCGGGCTCCTGTTGCTGGGCGGTGATCTGAACACCCCGCCGCGCGGGCGGACCTACCGCGAGCTTCGCACGGCCTTCGGGCCAGACGCCCACGATCAGGCTGGACGCGGCCCGGGCTGGACCTTTCCGCCGCTGCTGCTGAGAATCGATCACGTGATGGGCCGCGGCCTCACGCCCCGCAGCGCCCGGGTTCTGCCCTGGGCCCTCAGTGACCACCGGCCCCTCCTGGTGACGTTTGACCGCTAG
- the hflX gene encoding GTPase HflX — translation MHGNTSGLRPAQLKALSNLYRRRIEPGRIGSPELARNLAELSADVRREVGVLIDRRGRVISVSVADAKTTEFPDLRMGENRLSGFHLLHTHPRGGALSKGDLSTLFLRRLDAVSAIEVRGEGQPGLVHTAHLTPPGTVGEEEDWRILPPVPAFQIDEFDLGAQVQALEEEIARAAVGREAKKDHERAILVQIDQGEFDAEERLEELAELARTAGAEVVHRELVYRRNLKPGTLVGAGKLEELTSRAYHLDADLLIFGQELGPAQAREIEAATGLKIIDRTQLILDIFALHAQGVESRLQVELAQLRYMKPRLLGAGAQLSRIGGSAGSAAGGAIGTRGPGETKLELDRRRINDRLSFLERQLENVSARREERRKQRARNDVPVISIVGYTNAGKSTLLNTFTHAAEEPRRVLAENKLFATLRPTSRQGYLEGIGPVVLTDTVGFIRDLPKDLTRAFRSTLEEIGDADVLLHVVDAASPGADTRLDAVNRILEELGFRDMPTVIALNKADAAAPDTLEREVERTDGAGIPVSALQNVGLTELKDALADAVAGVQRAELARQEEARALSARYQ, via the coding sequence GTGCATGGCAACACGTCCGGCCTGCGCCCGGCCCAACTCAAAGCCCTGAGCAACCTGTACCGCCGCCGCATCGAGCCCGGGCGGATCGGGTCGCCCGAACTGGCGCGCAACCTCGCGGAACTCTCCGCGGATGTCCGCCGCGAGGTGGGCGTGCTGATCGACCGGCGAGGCCGCGTGATCAGCGTGAGTGTCGCCGACGCCAAGACCACCGAATTTCCTGACCTGCGCATGGGGGAAAATCGTCTGTCGGGCTTTCACCTGCTGCACACCCACCCGCGCGGCGGAGCACTCAGCAAGGGTGACCTGTCCACGCTGTTCCTGCGGCGCCTGGACGCGGTCTCCGCCATCGAGGTGCGCGGTGAAGGTCAGCCGGGCCTGGTGCATACGGCCCACCTCACCCCGCCGGGCACAGTCGGGGAGGAGGAGGACTGGCGCATCCTGCCGCCCGTTCCGGCCTTCCAGATCGACGAATTTGACCTGGGCGCGCAGGTGCAGGCGCTGGAGGAGGAAATTGCCCGGGCCGCTGTGGGCCGCGAAGCGAAAAAGGACCACGAGCGCGCCATTCTCGTGCAGATCGACCAGGGTGAGTTCGACGCCGAGGAGCGTCTGGAGGAACTCGCGGAACTGGCCCGGACGGCCGGAGCGGAAGTGGTGCACCGGGAGCTCGTGTACCGCCGCAACCTGAAACCCGGCACGCTCGTCGGCGCGGGGAAACTCGAGGAACTTACCAGCCGGGCGTACCACCTGGACGCGGACCTGCTGATTTTCGGGCAGGAACTCGGCCCGGCCCAGGCACGCGAGATTGAGGCCGCCACCGGCCTGAAGATCATCGACCGGACGCAGCTGATCCTGGATATCTTCGCGCTTCACGCGCAGGGCGTGGAATCCAGACTGCAGGTGGAACTGGCGCAGCTGCGGTACATGAAACCGCGCCTGCTGGGCGCCGGGGCGCAGCTCTCACGCATCGGCGGCAGCGCGGGCAGCGCCGCGGGCGGCGCCATCGGTACGCGCGGGCCCGGGGAAACGAAACTCGAGCTGGACCGCCGGCGCATCAACGACCGCCTCTCGTTCCTGGAACGGCAGCTGGAGAACGTCTCGGCGCGCCGGGAGGAGCGCCGCAAGCAGCGCGCCCGCAACGACGTGCCCGTGATTTCCATTGTGGGCTACACCAACGCCGGGAAGAGTACGCTGCTGAACACCTTCACGCACGCCGCCGAGGAGCCCCGGCGCGTGCTGGCGGAAAACAAGCTGTTTGCCACGCTGCGTCCCACCAGCCGCCAGGGGTACCTGGAGGGCATCGGACCCGTGGTGCTGACCGACACGGTGGGGTTCATCCGGGACCTGCCCAAGGACCTGACGCGGGCCTTCCGGTCCACGCTGGAGGAAATCGGGGACGCCGACGTGCTGCTGCACGTCGTGGACGCGGCCAGCCCCGGCGCGGACACCCGACTGGACGCCGTGAACCGCATTCTGGAGGAACTCGGATTCCGGGACATGCCGACCGTTATTGCCCTGAACAAGGCCGACGCGGCGGCCCCAGACACACTGGAGCGCGAGGTGGAACGCACCGACGGCGCCGGGATTCCCGTCAGCGCCCTGCAGAACGTAGGGCTCACAGAGTTGAAAGACGCGCTGGCGGACGCTGTGGCAGGGGTGCAGCGCGCCGAGCTGGCACGGCAGGAAGAAGCCCGGGCGCTCTCCGCCCGGTACCAGTAA